One window of the Endomicrobium proavitum genome contains the following:
- the nuoE gene encoding NADH-quinone oxidoreductase subunit NuoE — protein sequence MADKKQIELKAYIEKYSKKDDASSYLIAVLHKAQVLYGYLSKETMEFVAEEMNVPAAHIWGVATFYHYFNLTPQGKYTISVCLGTACYVKGAVEIMEAIKEELNIKEGETTEDMMFTLQEARCLGACGLAPVIMVNGKIHGDLTPKKVIEVINEYKKAGM from the coding sequence ATGGCTGATAAAAAGCAGATAGAATTAAAAGCTTATATTGAAAAATATTCAAAAAAAGACGATGCAAGCTCGTATTTGATTGCGGTTTTGCATAAAGCGCAGGTTCTTTACGGTTACCTGTCTAAAGAAACTATGGAGTTTGTCGCAGAAGAAATGAATGTTCCTGCGGCTCACATTTGGGGGGTGGCGACGTTTTATCATTATTTTAATTTAACTCCGCAGGGCAAATACACAATTTCCGTTTGCCTTGGCACGGCGTGCTACGTAAAAGGCGCTGTGGAAATTATGGAAGCGATTAAAGAAGAGCTAAATATAAAAGAAGGCGAAACGACGGAAGATATGATGTTTACGCTTCAGGAAGCAAGATGTTTAGGCGCGTGCGGGCTTGCGCCTGTTATAATGGTAAACGGAAAAATCCACGGCGATTTAACTCCGAAAAAAGTAATTGAAGTAATAAACGAATATAAAAAAGCGGGAATGTAG
- a CDS encoding cyclic nucleotide-binding domain-containing protein, with protein MIKQILKNLFIDSALKEDVQFLKKIELFQGVHDKALAKIALIVFKKTYAVGDKIFKIKQEANVVYIIKEGEIKISSASSDKILGAEDFFGEIALFENKKHDSSATAVKKSELYLIYRVKLDDLVDSDIKTGFKIMKNLSNIFATRLKCLEL; from the coding sequence ATGATAAAACAAATCTTAAAAAATCTTTTTATTGATTCCGCTTTAAAAGAGGATGTTCAGTTTTTAAAAAAGATTGAGCTGTTTCAGGGCGTTCACGATAAAGCGCTTGCAAAAATAGCTTTGATAGTTTTTAAAAAAACTTACGCCGTCGGCGATAAAATTTTTAAAATTAAACAGGAAGCCAACGTAGTTTACATAATAAAAGAAGGCGAAATAAAAATAAGCAGCGCCAGCTCCGATAAAATTTTAGGGGCTGAAGATTTTTTCGGCGAAATTGCGCTTTTTGAAAATAAAAAACATGACTCTTCTGCAACGGCTGTAAAAAAATCCGAGCTCTATCTTATATACAGAGTTAAGCTTGACGACTTGGTTGACTCCGACATTAAGACCGGTTTTAAGATAATGAAAAATCTTTCAAATATATTCGCCACAAGACTTAAGTGTTTGGAATTATAA
- a CDS encoding PHP domain-containing protein — protein sequence MIRKLKRAVKTQAVDTVGVKSKNNNTALNWLLLLLCFIAGSSLLFYSPMFLYDLISGAKTPNFSLQWPVIRFFIEPYYAFTYYALTLNRNFYQPAVISWFAWVIVLILIYCKVSAKTVKQTIVKVFYGVLFLLSAFVLTAMLPLEGAKLIKPAGFIAVDTHSHSLYSHDGVAAPASNLTFHNKHGYDSFFITEHAVSSSLEQFPQNVVNKKVFPGVQMQTSDGISLVLLAQKKFDASNFRGKTTEELISLAHENGMIAIVPHWWKWHKFTFEELRDMGIDGFEIYNCGYRYFDETEQRALINFAKQDGLLMFGVTDWHGWGYMTDVWTVFKGSKNVNLRDQLIENPDISVILYREKQSSDIGRFIFEPFAAFYYYVKNAETIYLFSFMFWFAVLFLLLTGKVSKYITRNLPFAMSVFFAGATAFYINIASDVMSRFIFLTVAPILALICVLWFVVWIINKKAAK from the coding sequence GTGATAAGAAAGTTAAAACGCGCCGTAAAAACTCAAGCCGTTGATACCGTCGGCGTTAAATCAAAAAATAATAACACTGCTCTTAACTGGCTGCTGCTGTTGTTGTGTTTTATTGCGGGTTCAAGCCTGCTGTTTTATTCTCCGATGTTTTTATACGATTTAATTTCCGGCGCCAAAACTCCTAATTTTTCTTTGCAATGGCCTGTAATCAGATTTTTTATAGAACCATATTACGCGTTTACGTATTACGCTCTTACATTAAACAGAAATTTTTATCAGCCTGCGGTTATATCGTGGTTTGCATGGGTTATAGTTTTAATTTTAATTTATTGCAAAGTGTCCGCTAAAACCGTTAAACAAACTATTGTAAAAGTTTTTTACGGCGTGTTGTTTTTGCTTTCCGCTTTTGTGCTTACCGCAATGCTTCCTCTTGAAGGAGCTAAACTTATAAAGCCGGCCGGTTTTATTGCCGTTGACACGCATTCGCATTCTCTTTATTCTCATGACGGCGTTGCCGCTCCCGCGTCAAATCTTACGTTTCACAATAAACACGGATACGATTCGTTTTTTATAACAGAACACGCCGTTTCGTCAAGCCTTGAACAGTTCCCTCAAAATGTTGTAAATAAAAAAGTTTTCCCGGGCGTTCAAATGCAGACCAGCGACGGAATATCTCTTGTTCTTCTTGCTCAAAAAAAGTTTGACGCAAGCAATTTCAGAGGCAAAACTACCGAAGAGCTTATAAGTTTGGCTCATGAAAACGGCATGATTGCCATTGTTCCGCATTGGTGGAAATGGCACAAGTTTACTTTTGAAGAGTTGCGCGATATGGGCATAGACGGTTTTGAAATTTATAATTGCGGATACAGATATTTTGACGAAACCGAGCAGCGCGCGCTTATTAATTTTGCAAAACAAGACGGGCTTTTAATGTTTGGCGTTACCGACTGGCACGGCTGGGGGTATATGACCGACGTTTGGACTGTTTTTAAAGGTTCTAAAAACGTAAACTTAAGAGACCAGCTTATAGAAAACCCCGATATAAGCGTAATACTTTACAGAGAAAAGCAAAGCTCGGATATCGGCAGATTTATTTTTGAACCTTTTGCGGCGTTCTATTATTACGTTAAAAACGCAGAGACGATTTATCTGTTTTCTTTTATGTTTTGGTTTGCCGTTTTGTTTTTACTTCTTACCGGCAAAGTTTCAAAATATATAACGCGCAATTTGCCTTTTGCAATGTCCGTATTTTTTGCGGGCGCGACGGCGTTTTATATAAATATTGCGTCTGATGTTATGAGCAGATTTATTTTTCTTACGGTAGCGCCTATACTTGCGCTAATTTGCGTTTTATGGTTTGTTGTATGGATAATAAATAAAAAAGCAGCTAAATAG
- a CDS encoding NADH-dependent [FeFe] hydrogenase, group A6: MIKVYINDRPYDVVDGITIMQAATTAGYKIPSLCYHPRLSTYGGCRVCIVEVEGIKNFVASCSYPVKEGMKIHTNTEAIRKARKEIVELILDNHPQDCNVCMRNGMCELQNLARTVGVETRDFEGARKKYDKDNASPCVTNNQEKCILCGRCVRTCAEIQNIHAIDFVNRGINTKISPAFNASFKDSVCSNCGQCINVCPTATLMEHNYIKEAFAALNDKSKIKIAQIAPSVRAAIGEYFGIKPGQNWEKETAAALRKLGFDYVFDTQFAADLTIMEEASEFLDRLKNGGVLPMITSCSSAWMKAMEQFYSDLIPNVSSCRSPMSMLSSITKTYFAKQINADPKNIVNIAFMCCVAKKYEAARPELEIDGMRTTDYSLTTRELGWMLKSAGIDLPTLKGEEFDSPLGQSSGAATIFGATGGVMEAALRTAYEFATGKTLENIDIKEARGIAGIKEGKIDVGGTEIRFAVASGLGNASKVLNEVRKDKNKYHFIEIMACPGGCIGGGGQPYAGLGSQPFDIGLLKLRAQALYNCDVAKVIRKSHENPDIQKLYKDFLGKPLGEKAHKLLHTHYKQHFPVGILPNKNKS, from the coding sequence ATGATAAAAGTTTACATAAATGACAGACCTTACGACGTTGTTGACGGTATAACTATAATGCAGGCCGCCACAACGGCAGGATATAAAATTCCAAGTTTGTGTTATCACCCCAGACTTTCCACATACGGCGGCTGCCGCGTTTGCATAGTTGAAGTTGAGGGAATTAAAAATTTTGTGGCGTCGTGTTCTTATCCGGTTAAAGAGGGAATGAAAATTCACACAAATACCGAGGCTATAAGAAAAGCGCGCAAAGAAATAGTGGAGCTTATTTTAGACAATCATCCGCAAGACTGCAACGTTTGCATGAGAAACGGAATGTGCGAGCTGCAAAATTTAGCGCGCACGGTCGGCGTGGAAACAAGAGATTTTGAGGGCGCAAGAAAAAAATACGATAAAGATAACGCTTCGCCTTGCGTAACAAATAATCAGGAAAAATGTATTCTCTGCGGACGCTGCGTTCGCACATGCGCCGAGATACAAAATATTCACGCTATAGATTTTGTAAACCGCGGAATTAACACAAAAATTTCGCCCGCGTTTAACGCGTCTTTTAAAGACAGCGTTTGTTCTAATTGCGGTCAGTGTATAAACGTTTGCCCAACGGCAACGCTTATGGAACACAATTATATTAAGGAAGCGTTTGCCGCTTTAAATGATAAATCAAAAATTAAAATAGCTCAAATTGCGCCGTCGGTACGCGCGGCTATCGGCGAATATTTCGGCATAAAACCTGGGCAAAACTGGGAAAAAGAAACCGCCGCAGCTTTAAGAAAGCTCGGTTTTGATTACGTTTTTGACACGCAGTTTGCCGCCGATTTAACCATAATGGAAGAGGCGAGCGAGTTTTTAGACAGACTTAAAAACGGCGGCGTTTTGCCGATGATAACTTCTTGTTCTTCGGCGTGGATGAAAGCTATGGAACAGTTTTATTCCGATTTAATACCAAACGTTTCAAGCTGCCGTTCGCCAATGTCTATGTTAAGTTCAATAACAAAAACGTATTTTGCAAAACAAATAAATGCCGATCCTAAAAATATTGTAAATATTGCGTTTATGTGCTGCGTGGCAAAAAAATACGAAGCAGCCCGTCCGGAGCTTGAAATAGACGGCATGCGCACGACGGATTATTCTCTTACCACAAGAGAGCTAGGCTGGATGTTAAAATCCGCCGGCATAGATTTGCCGACGTTAAAAGGCGAAGAATTTGATTCTCCGCTGGGGCAGTCTTCGGGCGCGGCTACAATTTTCGGCGCCACGGGCGGCGTTATGGAAGCGGCTCTTCGCACGGCTTATGAGTTTGCAACGGGAAAAACTTTAGAAAATATAGATATAAAAGAAGCCCGCGGAATTGCGGGAATAAAAGAAGGGAAAATAGACGTAGGCGGCACGGAAATACGCTTTGCCGTAGCAAGCGGTCTTGGCAACGCGTCTAAAGTTTTAAACGAAGTCAGAAAAGATAAAAACAAATATCACTTTATTGAAATAATGGCGTGCCCCGGCGGTTGTATCGGCGGCGGCGGGCAGCCTTACGCTGGGCTTGGTTCCCAGCCGTTTGATATAGGTTTGTTAAAGTTAAGAGCGCAGGCGCTTTATAATTGCGATGTCGCAAAAGTCATTAGAAAAAGCCACGAAAATCCGGACATACAAAAACTTTATAAAGATTTTCTCGGCAAGCCTTTAGGCGAAAAGGCGCACAAACTTTTGCATACGCATTACAAGCAACATTTTCCCGTTGGCATTTTACCTAATAAAAACAAAAGTTAA
- a CDS encoding ExbD/TolR family protein: MKSSRGKSKVVSEINITPFTDVILVLLIIFMITTPMLMQPGIKVNLPKTATTDSEDSTNVEVLITRDGFAYIQGKQIHSSNVEQTIRQLLAKSPDKPIVIKGDKDVKYDYIMQFMDKAKIAGATKFALAVDNKMK; this comes from the coding sequence ATGAAATCCTCCAGAGGCAAAAGCAAAGTAGTATCTGAAATAAACATAACTCCGTTTACCGACGTAATACTTGTGCTTCTCATAATTTTTATGATAACAACCCCAATGCTTATGCAGCCGGGGATAAAAGTAAATCTTCCAAAAACCGCCACTACCGACAGCGAAGATTCAACAAACGTTGAAGTTCTTATCACAAGAGACGGGTTTGCTTACATACAGGGCAAACAAATTCATTCTTCAAACGTTGAACAGACCATAAGGCAGCTGCTTGCAAAATCTCCGGATAAGCCGATAGTTATAAAAGGCGATAAAGACGTAAAATACGATTATATCATGCAGTTTATGGATAAAGCAAAAATTGCCGGCGCCACAAAGTTTGCTCTTGCCGTTGACAATAAAATGAAGTAA
- a CDS encoding AI-2E family transporter — MMTESSKNKVFILSVLIFVAVCLFLYFAKGILAPFLLAAFLTYLLSPLVTKIQSYGYRRWVGVAVIAAIFLAFIAALLIIFIPIFLEEIDKLSVNIPTYYNSLNGLLVRLKENAESALPMLKEYNVADIVIDKVKNISIGAAQRIPQYVVSMFSIFSLFVLIPLLSLFMLLGGEKTVQSIVEFVPEKFVETILAVIYEIDSVLGRFIRGQLIEASFVGVMSVAALSIFNVNFALIIGLTAGVANLVPYAGPTVGLLIASAVALIQYQSVEILFKVIPAFLIIQFLDNNFVQPFAVGQNVNLGPVTMIFVMLAGAQIFGFLGIVFAVPVAAIIKTIFVMLFKKYKNAI, encoded by the coding sequence ATGATGACGGAATCGTCTAAAAATAAAGTTTTTATTTTGTCTGTTTTAATTTTTGTGGCAGTGTGCCTGTTTTTATATTTTGCAAAAGGCATACTTGCCCCGTTTTTGCTTGCCGCATTTTTAACTTATCTGCTTTCGCCTCTTGTTACAAAAATACAGTCTTACGGTTACAGAAGATGGGTTGGCGTAGCCGTTATTGCGGCTATATTTTTGGCGTTTATAGCCGCGCTTTTAATAATTTTTATTCCTATATTTCTTGAAGAAATAGACAAACTTTCCGTAAATATTCCGACATATTATAATTCCTTAAACGGTTTGCTTGTCCGCTTGAAAGAAAATGCCGAAAGCGCTCTTCCGATGCTTAAAGAATATAACGTTGCGGATATAGTAATTGATAAAGTTAAAAACATATCTATCGGGGCAGCTCAAAGAATTCCGCAATATGTTGTGAGCATGTTTTCAATATTCTCACTATTTGTTTTAATTCCGCTGCTATCGCTTTTTATGCTTTTGGGCGGAGAAAAAACCGTTCAGTCAATAGTTGAGTTTGTGCCTGAAAAATTTGTTGAAACTATACTGGCCGTAATTTATGAAATAGATTCGGTGCTTGGCAGATTTATAAGAGGGCAGCTTATAGAAGCTTCGTTTGTCGGCGTAATGTCTGTTGCCGCATTAAGTATTTTTAACGTGAATTTTGCGCTTATAATAGGGTTGACGGCAGGAGTGGCAAACTTGGTGCCTTACGCCGGGCCTACGGTAGGTCTTTTAATTGCGTCGGCGGTTGCTCTTATACAATATCAAAGCGTGGAAATTCTTTTTAAAGTAATACCCGCTTTTCTTATAATACAATTTTTAGATAATAATTTTGTTCAGCCTTTTGCCGTAGGGCAGAATGTAAACTTAGGTCCTGTAACAATGATTTTTGTGATGCTTGCGGGCGCGCAAATTTTCGGTTTTTTAGGAATAGTTTTTGCGGTTCCCGTGGCGGCAATAATAAAAACTATTTTTGTAATGCTTTTTAAAAAGTATAAGAACGCAATATAG
- the hydG gene encoding [FeFe] hydrogenase H-cluster radical SAM maturase HydG has protein sequence MKHIDEKTINSLINIKVYPREIDEILEKTKLLKRLSLEDCAKLLAVADAKLLKKIYKAAARVKNIIYGKRVVLFVPLYISNVCANTCLYCGFSVNNKLTVRKKLSLEEIKKQTEILLKRGHKRILMVAGETASSDENVNYYIDAVKAIYAADYKGSKIKRVNVNVAPLSVEQFKKLKDAGIGTYQLFQETYHDATYRKLHVAGAKSEPDNRLDAIDRAFEAGIDDVGIGTLFGLYDYRFEVLAMLMHIEYLEKKFGIGPHTISMPRIEPAQGTNYADHGEYPLTDENFKKLVAVLRLSVPYTGIIMSTRETSEMRDELVNLGVSQISAESRVTPGGYEEVVQDNKTVEKQFSLNDQRSLTEITSSLILQGLIPSFCAACYRKNRTGEHFMDLAKPGDIKHMCDINALVTLKEYLEDFAEPEVKKAGYKLIEEAKKNLDAEAIKTLEKMFKNIDAGIRDEYV, from the coding sequence TTGAAACACATAGATGAAAAAACAATAAATTCTCTTATTAATATAAAAGTTTATCCTCGGGAAATAGACGAAATTTTAGAGAAAACAAAACTGCTCAAAAGACTTTCTCTTGAAGATTGCGCAAAACTTCTTGCCGTAGCCGACGCAAAACTCCTCAAAAAAATTTACAAAGCCGCTGCGCGCGTAAAAAATATAATTTACGGTAAGCGCGTGGTTTTATTTGTTCCGCTGTATATAAGCAACGTGTGCGCAAATACATGTCTTTACTGCGGTTTTTCGGTAAACAATAAATTAACCGTTAGAAAAAAACTCTCTCTTGAAGAAATAAAAAAACAAACTGAAATTTTGCTTAAGCGCGGGCATAAACGCATTTTAATGGTTGCCGGCGAAACGGCTTCTTCCGATGAAAACGTTAATTATTATATAGACGCCGTTAAAGCTATTTATGCGGCGGATTATAAAGGCAGCAAAATAAAAAGAGTTAATGTAAACGTTGCGCCTTTAAGCGTAGAACAGTTTAAAAAATTAAAAGACGCCGGTATAGGCACGTATCAGTTGTTTCAGGAAACCTATCACGACGCCACATACAGAAAACTTCATGTGGCAGGCGCAAAATCAGAACCGGATAACAGGCTTGACGCAATTGACAGAGCTTTTGAAGCCGGTATTGACGACGTGGGCATAGGGACGCTCTTTGGTCTTTACGATTATAGATTTGAAGTTTTGGCAATGCTTATGCATATAGAATATCTTGAGAAAAAATTCGGGATAGGGCCTCACACTATTTCCATGCCGCGTATAGAGCCCGCGCAGGGAACAAATTATGCCGATCACGGCGAATACCCTCTTACGGATGAAAATTTTAAAAAGCTTGTAGCGGTTTTGCGTTTGTCCGTTCCTTATACCGGAATAATAATGTCCACGAGAGAAACATCCGAAATGCGCGACGAGCTTGTTAATTTGGGCGTTTCGCAAATAAGCGCCGAGTCGCGAGTAACTCCGGGGGGGTATGAAGAAGTTGTTCAGGATAATAAAACCGTTGAAAAACAATTTTCTTTAAATGACCAAAGAAGTTTAACCGAAATAACTTCGTCGCTAATTTTGCAAGGGCTCATACCTTCTTTTTGCGCGGCGTGTTACCGCAAAAACCGCACCGGCGAACATTTTATGGATTTGGCAAAACCGGGCGATATAAAACACATGTGCGATATTAACGCGCTTGTAACACTAAAAGAGTATCTTGAAGATTTTGCGGAACCGGAAGTAAAAAAAGCAGGCTATAAACTTATTGAAGAAGCTAAAAAAAATCTTGATGCCGAAGCTATAAAAACTTTAGAAAAAATGTTTAAAAATATAGACGCCGGAATTCGCGACGAATATGTATAA
- the glgB gene encoding 1,4-alpha-glucan branching protein GlgB codes for MENKVQTFSLLTEDDIHLFREGSHFRLYEKMGSKLVSKDGVDGAYFCVWAPNAKSVCVTGDFNSWSRQSHPLILRSDGSGIWEGFIAGLKQGDAYKYFITSNFNNYSVEKADPYAFHFETPKKTASKLWKLDYSWSDSVWMNSRKQKNANNAPISIYEVHLGSWRRKPEDNDRYLTYTEIADSLADYCRDMGFTHVELLPVMEHPFDPSWGYQSLGYFAPTSRFGTPQDFMYLVDKLHREKIAVILDWVPSHFPFDEHGLAFFDGTCLYEHADKRQGFHPDWKSAIFNYGRNEVKDFLISSALFWLDKYHIDGLRVDGVASMLYLDYSRKEGEWLANKYGGKENLEAIEFIKRLNHVVYENYDGVQTYAEESTSWPMVSKPTYLGGLGFGYKWNMGWMNDVLSYMQVDPVFRKYHHGKLTFSFIYAFSENFVLPFSHDEVANGKGSLISKLPGDKWRQFANLRVLFAYMYSHPGKKLLFMGGEFGQFKEWDFNGSLDWHLLAYPENSGVKKFVRDLNSVYKQNPALFENDLSWEGFSWVDANDSDNSIITFIRKAPKAKEAVLCIFNFTPIPRHNYKIGVDYKGKWEEILNSDAKEYFGSGVGNLGFKETKDFGAHAKPYSLEVSIPPLAAVFFRYKY; via the coding sequence ATGGAAAATAAAGTTCAGACTTTTTCGCTTTTGACGGAAGACGACATTCATTTGTTTCGCGAAGGCAGCCATTTTAGGCTTTATGAAAAAATGGGCTCTAAACTTGTTTCCAAAGACGGCGTTGACGGCGCATATTTTTGCGTGTGGGCGCCAAATGCAAAAAGCGTTTGCGTAACCGGAGATTTTAATTCTTGGAGCAGGCAGTCTCATCCGCTTATTTTGCGCTCCGACGGCTCCGGAATTTGGGAAGGTTTTATTGCCGGTCTTAAACAAGGCGACGCTTACAAATATTTTATAACTTCAAACTTTAATAACTACTCGGTAGAAAAAGCCGACCCCTACGCATTTCATTTTGAAACTCCAAAAAAAACCGCATCAAAACTTTGGAAACTTGATTATTCATGGAGCGATTCCGTTTGGATGAATTCAAGAAAACAAAAAAACGCAAATAATGCTCCCATATCTATTTACGAAGTTCATCTCGGTTCGTGGCGCAGAAAGCCGGAAGATAACGACAGATATCTTACTTATACGGAAATTGCAGATTCTCTTGCGGACTACTGCCGCGATATGGGGTTTACGCATGTAGAACTTTTGCCCGTCATGGAGCACCCTTTTGACCCGTCGTGGGGTTATCAGAGTTTAGGATATTTTGCGCCTACGTCCCGTTTTGGAACTCCGCAGGATTTTATGTATCTTGTGGATAAACTTCACCGCGAAAAAATAGCCGTAATTTTAGACTGGGTTCCCTCGCATTTTCCGTTTGACGAGCACGGGCTTGCTTTTTTTGACGGCACGTGTCTTTACGAACATGCCGATAAAAGACAGGGTTTTCATCCGGACTGGAAAAGCGCAATTTTTAATTACGGAAGAAATGAAGTAAAAGATTTCTTAATTTCAAGCGCGCTTTTTTGGCTTGATAAATATCACATTGACGGACTAAGGGTGGACGGCGTTGCGTCTATGCTGTATCTTGATTATTCAAGAAAAGAGGGCGAGTGGCTTGCGAATAAATACGGCGGCAAAGAGAATCTTGAAGCGATAGAATTTATAAAACGCTTAAATCATGTGGTTTACGAAAATTATGACGGAGTGCAAACTTACGCCGAAGAATCAACGTCGTGGCCTATGGTTTCAAAGCCTACGTATCTTGGTGGTTTGGGGTTTGGATATAAATGGAACATGGGCTGGATGAACGACGTTTTAAGTTACATGCAGGTAGATCCTGTTTTTAGAAAATATCATCACGGGAAACTTACATTTAGCTTTATTTACGCTTTCAGCGAAAATTTTGTTTTGCCTTTTTCGCACGACGAAGTTGCAAACGGCAAAGGTTCGTTAATATCAAAACTTCCCGGAGATAAATGGAGACAGTTTGCCAATTTGCGCGTTTTGTTTGCGTATATGTATTCGCACCCCGGTAAAAAACTTTTGTTTATGGGCGGAGAGTTCGGACAATTCAAAGAGTGGGATTTTAACGGCAGTTTAGACTGGCACCTTTTGGCGTATCCTGAAAATTCAGGGGTGAAAAAATTTGTCAGAGATTTAAATTCCGTCTATAAACAAAATCCGGCGCTGTTTGAAAACGATTTAAGCTGGGAAGGTTTCAGCTGGGTGGACGCCAACGATTCCGACAACAGCATAATTACTTTTATCCGCAAAGCTCCAAAAGCCAAAGAAGCGGTGCTGTGCATATTTAATTTTACGCCTATCCCGCGGCACAATTATAAAATAGGAGTAGATTATAAAGGCAAATGGGAAGAAATACTCAACAGCGACGCCAAAGAATATTTTGGCAGCGGAGTAGGAAATCTCGGATTTAAAGAAACTAAAGATTTTGGCGCGCATGCGAAGCCTTACAGCCTTGAAGTTTCCATACCGCCGCTTGCCGCTGTTTTTTTTAGATATAAGTATTAA